The candidate division KSB1 bacterium genome includes a window with the following:
- the hutU gene encoding urocanate hydratase: MGERIRGTIKAPRGLNLVCKGWHQEAALRMLMNNLEQGADPEHLVIYGGSGKAARNWDAYDAIVRCLKDLENDETLLIQSGKPVGIFRTHTYAPRVLIANSLIVPQWDNDAYFDELDAKGLIMYGQMTAGSWIFIGQQGILQGTYETFAAAAKRHFGGSLRGKFLLTGGLGNMGGAQALAAKMNGAAFLGVEFRREVIERVIREGLCDRLCENLDEALQLVLAAKERGEALSVGLVGNTAETHPEILRRNIIPDVVTDQTSAHEPKRYWPKGLSRQQAERLREEDPEKYVELAKESMAEHVRAMLGFKRRGAVVFDYGNGIRQYAYEKGVADAFDIKGFVLEYIRPLFCEGRGPFRWAALSGDPEDIFKIDAVILDEFSHDRVLVNWITLAQKYLDFARLPGLPARVCWLGYGDRAKLGLRINDMVRTGELKAPIVIGRDHLDCGSVASPLRETEGMRDGSDAVADWPILNALLNAVSGASWVAVHDGGGVGHGKAIHAGQVIVADGTPEMAVRLDRVLTNDPGIGIARHVDAGYPEAIATARGKGVKIPMWPQG, translated from the coding sequence GTGGGTGAAAGGATAAGAGGAACCATCAAAGCACCGCGAGGGTTGAACCTCGTGTGCAAGGGGTGGCACCAAGAAGCCGCCCTGCGTATGCTCATGAACAACTTGGAGCAGGGAGCAGACCCCGAGCACCTGGTCATCTACGGTGGCAGCGGCAAGGCGGCGCGCAACTGGGACGCGTACGACGCCATCGTGAGATGCCTTAAGGACCTGGAGAACGATGAGACGCTCCTCATTCAATCGGGCAAGCCGGTAGGCATATTCAGGACCCACACCTACGCGCCGCGTGTGCTGATTGCCAACTCCCTGATCGTCCCCCAGTGGGACAATGACGCCTACTTCGATGAGCTCGACGCCAAGGGGCTCATCATGTACGGTCAGATGACCGCCGGAAGTTGGATTTTCATCGGCCAGCAAGGGATACTGCAGGGGACGTACGAGACTTTTGCTGCGGCAGCCAAACGCCATTTCGGCGGTTCGCTCCGCGGCAAGTTTCTGCTGACCGGTGGCCTGGGTAACATGGGAGGGGCTCAGGCCCTTGCGGCCAAAATGAACGGTGCCGCCTTTTTGGGCGTGGAGTTCCGGCGCGAGGTCATCGAGCGCGTCATTCGTGAGGGATTGTGTGACCGCCTCTGCGAAAACCTGGACGAGGCGCTCCAGTTGGTGTTGGCGGCCAAAGAGAGGGGCGAGGCGCTCTCTGTCGGCCTGGTGGGGAACACGGCGGAGACGCATCCAGAGATCTTGCGCCGGAACATCATTCCGGATGTGGTCACCGATCAGACGTCGGCCCATGAGCCAAAGAGGTACTGGCCAAAAGGGCTTTCACGCCAGCAAGCGGAGCGCCTGCGTGAAGAGGACCCGGAGAAGTATGTGGAGCTGGCAAAAGAGTCTATGGCCGAGCACGTGCGCGCCATGCTTGGGTTCAAGCGCCGCGGGGCGGTGGTGTTTGACTATGGTAACGGTATCCGCCAGTATGCATACGAGAAGGGCGTGGCCGACGCCTTTGACATCAAAGGGTTCGTCTTGGAATACATTCGGCCGCTCTTCTGTGAGGGGCGCGGTCCATTCCGCTGGGCCGCCCTGTCGGGAGACCCAGAGGACATCTTCAAAATCGACGCTGTCATTTTAGACGAATTTTCCCACGACAGGGTGCTGGTGAATTGGATTACGCTCGCGCAGAAGTACCTGGATTTTGCCCGCTTGCCGGGGTTGCCCGCCAGAGTCTGTTGGCTGGGTTACGGGGACAGGGCCAAGCTTGGGCTCCGGATCAATGACATGGTGAGGACAGGGGAGCTGAAGGCGCCCATTGTCATAGGGCGCGATCACTTGGACTGCGGGTCGGTGGCTTCGCCCTTGCGCGAGACCGAGGGGATGCGGGACGGCTCCGATGCCGTGGCCGACTGGCCGATTCTTAACGCGCTCCTCAATGCGGTGTCGGGGGCAAGCTGGGTGGCCGTGCATGATGGCGGCGGCGTGGGTCATGGCAAGGCGATCCATGCAGGCCAGGTGATCGTAGCGGATGGGACACCAGAGATGGCGGTGCGCCTGGACAGGGTGCTCACCAACGACCCAGGAATCGGCATCGCGCGCCACGTGGACGCCGGCTACCCAGAGGCAATCGCCACTGCCAGGGGAAAAGGGGTGAAAATCCCTATGTGGCCGCAGGGGTAG
- the rplQ gene encoding 50S ribosomal protein L17 encodes MRHNRKLKKLGRTASHRRALLSNLVSALFEHLSIKTTLAKAKEARRLADRLINIAKRNDLHSRRLVLATVRDKAVVRKLFSEIAPRYAERKGGYTRVVALGRRYGDGAELAILELVGYEGVQKARIEAQREKREAKKKEKEKQAEEKAPAPAAESGD; translated from the coding sequence ATGCGACATAACAGGAAACTGAAGAAACTGGGCAGGACGGCTAGCCATCGCCGGGCGCTGCTGTCCAATCTGGTCAGCGCTTTGTTCGAACACCTGAGCATCAAAACTACATTGGCCAAGGCCAAAGAGGCACGGCGCCTTGCGGACCGACTCATCAACATCGCCAAGCGCAACGACTTGCACTCGCGCCGCCTTGTGCTGGCCACCGTGCGTGATAAGGCGGTGGTGCGGAAGCTATTCTCTGAGATTGCGCCGCGTTATGCGGAGCGGAAAGGCGGGTACACCAGGGTGGTGGCGTTAGGGCGCCGCTACGGCGATGGCGCGGAGCTAGCCATCCTCGAGCTGGTGGGGTACGAGGGCGTGCAGAAGGCCCGCATCGAGGCGCAGCGTGAGAAGCGCGAGGCCAAGAAGAAAGAGAAGGAAAAGCAGGCAGAGGAGAAGGCTCCTGCCCCTGCGGCCGAGAGCGGTGATTGA
- a CDS encoding DNA-directed RNA polymerase subunit alpha, translated as MSLPNFQMPESIELDESVYSNTHGRFIVQPLEKGFGVTIGNALRRVLLSSLPGAAITMVRIDKVQHEFSTIPGVKEDVAEIVMNLKEVRLKLINRKPDKVVLHLKGPREFKAGDIAVNPADFEVLNPEHHIATLNEKADFKIELRIGRGRGYVPAEENRLPDQPIGSIPIDAIYTPIKNVRYTVENTRVGQRTDYERLILEIDTDGSITPDDALTYAGQILQDHIQLFINFEVEPEEEEPVEVDEEAARIRKLLKMSVEELELSVRASNCLRAANIETIADLVRRDEQEMLRFRNFGRKSLQELNRILESRGLHFGMDVDKYLQEEPK; from the coding sequence ATGAGCTTACCCAATTTTCAGATGCCGGAGAGCATCGAGCTCGACGAATCGGTCTATAGCAACACCCACGGCCGATTCATTGTGCAACCCTTGGAGAAGGGTTTCGGCGTCACCATCGGCAATGCGCTGCGCCGGGTACTCCTGTCCTCCCTGCCGGGTGCGGCCATCACCATGGTGCGCATCGACAAAGTGCAACACGAGTTCTCGACGATTCCCGGCGTCAAAGAGGACGTGGCCGAGATCGTCATGAACCTGAAGGAGGTGCGCCTCAAGCTCATTAACCGAAAGCCCGACAAAGTGGTGCTGCACCTGAAGGGCCCGCGTGAGTTCAAGGCCGGCGATATTGCCGTCAACCCCGCGGATTTTGAGGTGCTTAATCCCGAGCACCACATTGCCACGCTTAATGAGAAGGCCGACTTCAAGATCGAGCTGCGCATCGGGCGTGGGAGGGGGTATGTGCCGGCAGAGGAGAATCGCCTCCCAGATCAGCCCATTGGTTCGATTCCCATTGATGCCATCTATACGCCCATCAAGAATGTGCGCTACACGGTCGAGAACACCCGGGTGGGACAGCGCACCGACTATGAGCGCCTGATCCTGGAGATCGATACCGATGGCAGCATCACGCCGGACGATGCCCTCACGTACGCGGGTCAAATCCTTCAGGACCACATCCAGCTCTTCATTAACTTTGAAGTGGAGCCGGAGGAAGAGGAGCCGGTGGAGGTGGACGAGGAGGCAGCGCGGATTCGCAAGCTGCTGAAGATGAGCGTCGAGGAGCTGGAGCTTTCGGTGCGGGCCTCCAACTGCCTGCGGGCGGCCAACATCGAGACCATCGCGGACCTAGTGCGGCGCGACGAACAGGAGATGCTTCGCTTCCGCAACTTTGGGCGCAAGTCACTGCAGGAATTGAACAGGATCTTGGAGTCCAGGGGCCTGCACTTTGGTATGGATGTGGACAAGTATTTGCAAGAAGAACCAAAGTAG
- the rpsD gene encoding 30S ribosomal protein S4: MARYTGPDCKLCRREGQKLFLKGTKCDSAKCPFEKRGYAPGQHGRTRRFKQSQFALQLREKQKVRRIYGVLEAQFRNYFEKAVRQPGITGENLLRLLETRLDNVVYRLGLAPSRKAARQLVRHRHFLVNNRIVDVPSYRLKPGDEVKVRAKSRQLEIFHASMRRMRDGKQLPWLALDKANMSGTLLEIPNRADIPLPANESLIVELYSK; the protein is encoded by the coding sequence ATGGCACGATATACTGGACCGGACTGCAAGCTATGCCGTCGCGAAGGGCAGAAGCTGTTTCTCAAGGGCACCAAGTGCGACAGCGCCAAGTGCCCATTCGAGAAGCGCGGCTATGCCCCGGGCCAGCACGGCCGCACACGCCGCTTCAAGCAGTCGCAGTTTGCCTTGCAGCTGCGCGAAAAGCAAAAAGTGCGGCGTATCTACGGCGTGCTCGAGGCGCAGTTCCGCAACTATTTTGAAAAGGCAGTGCGCCAGCCTGGCATCACCGGCGAGAACCTCCTGCGGCTGTTGGAGACTCGTCTGGACAATGTGGTGTACCGCCTGGGCCTGGCTCCATCGCGGAAGGCAGCGCGACAGCTGGTTCGCCACCGCCACTTCTTGGTCAACAATCGCATCGTCGATGTCCCATCGTACCGACTCAAGCCGGGCGATGAGGTGAAGGTCAGGGCAAAGAGTCGGCAGCTGGAAATCTTCCATGCCTCCATGCGGCGCATGCGTGACGGGAAACAGCTGCCCTGGCTGGCCCTGGACAAGGCGAACATGTCGGGAACGCTCCTGGAAATTCCCAATCGCGCCGATATCCCGCTGCCGGCGAACGAGAGTCTCATTGTGGAGCTCTACTCCAAGTGA
- the rpsK gene encoding 30S ribosomal protein S11: protein MRRRARKRTSVEANGVAHIKATFNNTIVSLTDSYGNVISWASAGRIGFKGSRKSTPFAAQLAAEAAAKEALELGLRRVEVMIKGPGAGREAAVRSLQAAGLQVVAIKDVTPIPHNGCRPPKRRRV, encoded by the coding sequence ATGCGAAGGCGTGCGCGTAAGCGCACAAGTGTCGAGGCAAACGGCGTGGCCCATATCAAGGCCACCTTCAACAACACCATTGTTTCGTTGACCGATAGTTACGGCAACGTGATCTCCTGGGCGTCAGCGGGGCGGATCGGCTTCAAGGGCTCGCGCAAGAGCACCCCTTTTGCCGCCCAGCTTGCTGCCGAAGCAGCGGCGAAGGAGGCTCTTGAGCTTGGCCTGCGCCGTGTGGAAGTGATGATCAAGGGACCGGGCGCCGGCCGTGAAGCAGCCGTACGATCGTTGCAGGCGGCCGGTCTGCAGGTGGTGGCCATAAAGGACGTCACCCCCATCCCGCACAACGGCTGTCGTCCGCCAAAGCGCCGTCGGGTCTGA
- the rpsM gene encoding 30S ribosomal protein S13 produces MARIAGIDLPREKRIEIALTYIYGIGLTSSRKILAKAGVNPDIRVKDLSPDDAAKIRSIIAAEYKVEGALRAEETMNIKRLMDIGCYRGLRHRRNLPVRGQRTHTNARTRRGRRRIVGVKKKS; encoded by the coding sequence TTGGCACGTATCGCTGGAATTGACTTGCCGCGCGAGAAGCGAATCGAGATAGCCCTGACCTACATCTATGGCATAGGTCTAACTTCGTCGCGGAAGATTCTGGCCAAGGCTGGGGTTAACCCCGACATTCGCGTCAAGGACCTTTCGCCCGATGATGCAGCGAAGATCCGTTCCATCATTGCGGCGGAGTACAAGGTGGAAGGCGCTCTGCGCGCGGAAGAGACGATGAACATCAAGCGGTTGATGGACATTGGCTGCTACCGTGGGCTTCGGCACCGCCGTAATCTTCCGGTGCGCGGCCAGCGCACGCACACCAACGCCCGCACGCGCCGTGGGCGCCGGCGCATCGTGGGCGTGAAGAAGAAATCGTAG
- the rpmJ gene encoding 50S ribosomal protein L36: MKVRSSVKKICESCKIVRRKGVVMVICKNPRHKQRQG, from the coding sequence ATGAAAGTGCGTTCATCAGTAAAGAAGATTTGTGAGAGCTGCAAGATTGTTCGGCGCAAGGGCGTGGTGATGGTGATCTGCAAGAACCCGCGCCATAAGCAGCGGCAGGGTTGA
- the infA gene encoding translation initiation factor IF-1: protein MAKEQPIRVDGTIIETLPNAAFRVELENGHQVLAHISGKMRMHFIRILPGDKVTVELSPYDLTRGRITYRYK, encoded by the coding sequence ATGGCCAAAGAGCAACCGATACGAGTTGACGGCACAATCATTGAGACGTTGCCCAACGCCGCATTCCGGGTGGAGTTGGAAAACGGTCACCAGGTGCTGGCGCACATTTCCGGCAAAATGCGCATGCACTTTATAAGGATTTTGCCGGGTGACAAGGTGACCGTGGAACTGTCGCCGTACGACTTGACCCGGGGGCGGATTACGTACCGGTACAAGTAA
- the map gene encoding type I methionyl aminopeptidase, with amino-acid sequence MALRTQREIELLRACGRLVAEALELAESLIRPGLRTEVLDQEVARFLLGRGARAAFKNYMGFPAHICVSVDEEVVHGIPGARVLSEGEIVGVDIGVEMAGYYADASRTFPVGDISPEKERLLRATREALYAGIARARAGNRLSDISHAIQTTVEQAGFSVVRALVGHGIGRSLHEPPQVPNFGAPHRGPRLRPGMVLAIEPMVNMGSHEVTTLADGWTVVTKDRLPSAHFEHTIVVTDGEPLILTEDLVK; translated from the coding sequence ATCGCGCTGAGGACTCAGCGCGAGATCGAGCTCCTGCGGGCATGTGGGAGACTGGTTGCAGAAGCGCTGGAGCTGGCAGAGTCGCTGATCAGGCCTGGGCTACGCACCGAAGTGCTGGATCAGGAGGTGGCGCGCTTCCTGTTGGGACGAGGGGCTCGGGCGGCGTTCAAGAACTACATGGGCTTTCCGGCCCATATCTGCGTGTCCGTTGACGAAGAGGTGGTGCACGGTATCCCAGGTGCAAGAGTTTTGAGTGAAGGGGAGATCGTGGGGGTCGATATTGGCGTAGAAATGGCTGGGTACTACGCCGATGCGTCCAGGACGTTCCCGGTGGGGGACATCTCACCGGAGAAGGAGCGCCTGCTGCGCGCCACGCGCGAGGCACTGTATGCGGGCATCGCTCGGGCGCGCGCGGGGAATCGGCTGTCGGATATTTCGCACGCCATACAGACCACGGTGGAGCAGGCAGGTTTTTCCGTGGTGAGGGCACTGGTGGGACACGGCATAGGCCGGAGCCTTCACGAGCCACCTCAGGTGCCCAACTTCGGCGCCCCTCACCGAGGCCCAAGGCTGCGCCCAGGCATGGTCTTGGCGATCGAGCCCATGGTTAACATGGGAAGTCACGAAGTGACCACGCTTGCGGACGGCTGGACGGTGGTAACGAAGGACAGGTTACCGTCGGCGCACTTCGAACACACGATTGTCGTCACGGACGGTGAGCCGCTAATCCTGACCGAAGACCTGGTCAAGTAG
- a CDS encoding adenylate kinase, giving the protein MRVIMLGAPGTGKGTQASLLATELGVAHISTGDMLREAVAQRTPLGKEVEGVMAEGKLVPDALMVRVVEERLAADDCARGFILDGFPRTVAQAEALDRLLGAKGKTVDLVVLLEVPEAEIVRRLSSRRVCATCGTVYNLLSDEPARTGVCPKCGGALVQRADDNEETVRERLRVYARQTEPVRKYYEKQGKLCAIQGDRSIAEVHRAILEAVQRAGMSTTSR; this is encoded by the coding sequence ATGCGCGTCATCATGCTCGGTGCACCCGGCACCGGCAAGGGAACCCAGGCTAGTCTGCTTGCCACCGAGCTTGGCGTAGCCCATATCTCTACAGGCGACATGCTGCGCGAGGCGGTGGCACAGAGGACGCCACTGGGCAAAGAGGTGGAAGGGGTGATGGCCGAGGGGAAGTTGGTCCCTGATGCGCTCATGGTTCGAGTAGTTGAGGAGCGTCTGGCAGCAGATGATTGCGCCAGGGGTTTTATCCTGGACGGCTTCCCCCGTACGGTTGCGCAGGCTGAGGCTCTTGACCGACTATTGGGCGCAAAGGGCAAGACCGTCGACCTTGTAGTGCTTTTGGAGGTTCCGGAGGCGGAGATTGTCAGACGCCTCAGCAGCCGGAGGGTCTGCGCAACCTGTGGGACCGTGTATAACTTGCTCAGCGACGAGCCGGCGCGTACGGGTGTGTGCCCCAAATGCGGAGGGGCCCTTGTGCAGCGCGCGGACGATAATGAGGAGACCGTGCGCGAACGTCTGCGCGTGTATGCGCGGCAAACCGAACCGGTGCGGAAATACTACGAGAAGCAGGGGAAGCTATGTGCCATCCAGGGGGACCGGTCGATCGCTGAGGTGCACAGGGCTATTCTGGAGGCGGTGCAGCGGGCAGGTATGAGCACAACATCGCGCTGA
- the secY gene encoding preprotein translocase subunit SecY has product MIREFQSAFKIPELKRKILFTLGILVVYRIGGHVPIPMVSGPALTAYIDSAMGGGGLLGLYDLFAGGALKRATVFALGIMPYISASIILQLLGAVVPYFQKLQKEGEAGRKKITQYTRYGTVLISAFQAYGVSVFLRSIPPVETTTKTGERILLRVVSADTTGQIILFTFLTMLTLAAGTVLIMWLGEQITERGIGNGISLIIFIGIIARFPNSIFNEIQQALAGNRGLLTEVLLIAVFVGTVAATVALTQGTRKIPVQYAKRIIGRKIYGGQSTHLPLRVNTAGVMPIIFAQSILFVPQTIHTFLPKSGFVESLNNMFSATSVVYWLIYGLLIVFFTYFYTAIAFNPVDVADNMKKYGGFIPGVRPGAKTSEFIDHILTRITLPGSIALAIVAIFPYFLTKVSNVSYDFASFYGGTSLLIVVGVVLDTLQQVESHLLMRHYDGFLKTGRIKGRRRM; this is encoded by the coding sequence ATGATCAGGGAATTCCAGAGCGCCTTCAAGATCCCGGAGCTGAAGCGGAAGATTCTTTTCACGCTTGGCATCCTGGTGGTCTACCGAATTGGTGGTCACGTGCCCATCCCCATGGTGAGCGGTCCTGCCTTGACTGCCTACATCGACTCGGCGATGGGTGGAGGCGGACTCCTTGGGCTCTATGACCTTTTCGCAGGTGGGGCACTCAAGCGCGCCACGGTCTTTGCTCTGGGCATCATGCCGTACATCTCTGCCTCAATCATCTTGCAGTTGCTGGGGGCGGTGGTCCCGTACTTCCAGAAACTGCAAAAGGAGGGAGAAGCGGGGCGCAAGAAGATAACGCAGTACACGCGCTACGGCACGGTGCTTATCTCCGCTTTCCAGGCGTATGGCGTCTCAGTCTTTCTGCGCTCAATTCCGCCGGTGGAAACTACCACCAAAACAGGTGAGCGCATCTTGCTCCGCGTGGTCTCGGCCGACACGACAGGACAGATCATTCTCTTTACTTTCCTGACTATGCTTACCTTAGCGGCCGGCACGGTGCTGATCATGTGGCTAGGGGAGCAGATCACTGAGCGCGGAATCGGGAATGGCATTTCGCTCATCATTTTCATCGGCATCATCGCCAGGTTCCCCAACTCGATCTTTAATGAGATTCAGCAGGCTCTAGCCGGCAACAGGGGGCTCTTGACCGAGGTTTTGCTCATCGCTGTCTTTGTGGGAACCGTAGCCGCCACCGTCGCATTGACGCAAGGCACCCGTAAGATACCGGTCCAGTACGCAAAACGCATCATTGGACGCAAGATCTACGGGGGGCAGAGCACCCATTTGCCGCTGCGAGTGAATACGGCAGGCGTCATGCCCATCATCTTTGCGCAATCGATTCTCTTTGTGCCCCAGACGATCCACACCTTTTTGCCGAAGAGCGGGTTTGTGGAGTCTCTGAACAACATGTTTTCTGCCACGTCGGTCGTGTACTGGCTGATCTACGGGTTGCTCATCGTCTTCTTCACCTACTTCTACACTGCGATTGCCTTTAACCCGGTGGACGTGGCCGACAACATGAAGAAGTATGGCGGGTTTATTCCAGGTGTGCGACCCGGTGCCAAGACCAGTGAGTTCATAGACCACATCCTGACGCGCATCACTTTGCCGGGGTCGATCGCGCTGGCTATCGTGGCCATATTCCCCTACTTCTTGACCAAGGTGTCCAACGTGTCGTATGACTTTGCTTCATTCTATGGTGGCACTTCGTTGCTGATTGTGGTGGGTGTGGTGTTGGACACGCTGCAGCAGGTAGAGTCGCACCTGTTGATGCGTCACTATGATGGGTTCTTGAAGACTGGCAGAATCAAAGGGCGCCGGCGCATGTGA
- the rplO gene encoding 50S ribosomal protein L15, translated as MNLSRLKPPAGSRKQRKRLGRGDASGHGGTSGRGHKGQHSRSGAKHRAWFEGGQMPLQRRVPKRGFTNPFKQEYQVVNLRDLARLESVTTVDPKVLHERGLIKKKTVPVKILGTGEVTRPLEVSAHAFSKSAREKIESAGGKVTVL; from the coding sequence ATGAATCTATCGCGACTAAAACCACCTGCAGGATCACGAAAGCAGCGAAAACGTCTGGGACGAGGCGATGCATCGGGGCACGGCGGTACCTCCGGCCGCGGCCACAAGGGCCAACACTCTCGGTCGGGTGCCAAGCATCGCGCCTGGTTTGAGGGCGGCCAAATGCCACTCCAGCGACGGGTACCAAAGCGCGGATTCACTAACCCGTTCAAACAGGAGTATCAGGTGGTGAACCTTCGCGACCTGGCCCGGTTGGAGTCGGTCACCACAGTTGATCCGAAAGTGCTCCACGAGAGAGGGCTCATCAAGAAGAAGACAGTGCCGGTGAAGATCCTCGGCACCGGTGAGGTCACTCGCCCCTTGGAAGTGTCGGCTCACGCGTTCAGCAAGTCCGCCAGAGAAAAAATCGAGAGTGCGGGCGGGAAGGTGACGGTGCTATGA
- the rpmD gene encoding 50S ribosomal protein L30 produces MTKKTKKLRVTLVRSTIGRHWRQKLTVRALGLRKLHQSVEHSDTPQIRGMIAKVSHLVNVQEL; encoded by the coding sequence ATGACAAAGAAGACGAAAAAACTGCGGGTAACCTTGGTGCGCAGCACGATTGGCAGGCACTGGCGACAGAAGCTCACCGTGAGGGCGTTGGGGTTGCGGAAGCTTCACCAGAGTGTTGAGCACAGCGACACGCCACAGATCCGCGGCATGATCGCCAAGGTGAGCCATTTGGTGAATGTCCAGGAGCTGTAG
- the rpsE gene encoding 30S ribosomal protein S5 — protein MERINPSELDLKEQVVHVNRVAKVVKGGRRFSFNAIVVVGDGKGHVGVGLGKANEVTDAIAKGSEAAKKNIMRVPIVGSTIPHLVIGKYGAGKVLLRPASPGTGVIAGGAVRAIMEAAGVRDVLTKSLGSSNPHNVVKATMVALSKLVDARMVAKRRDMSLRQLFGLDEATVEAQNE, from the coding sequence TTGGAGCGCATCAACCCGAGTGAATTGGACCTGAAAGAGCAGGTAGTGCACGTCAACCGCGTGGCCAAGGTGGTCAAGGGCGGGCGTCGCTTTAGCTTCAACGCCATCGTCGTAGTCGGAGATGGCAAAGGGCATGTGGGCGTAGGCCTGGGAAAGGCCAACGAGGTGACCGATGCCATTGCCAAAGGGTCTGAGGCCGCCAAGAAGAACATCATGCGGGTGCCGATAGTGGGTTCGACTATTCCCCACCTGGTCATCGGCAAGTATGGTGCCGGCAAGGTTCTCTTGCGCCCAGCCTCTCCTGGCACAGGCGTCATCGCGGGCGGCGCCGTGCGCGCTATTATGGAGGCGGCAGGCGTGCGTGATGTGTTGACCAAGTCGCTGGGGTCGTCAAATCCTCACAACGTGGTCAAAGCCACCATGGTGGCTTTGAGCAAGCTGGTCGACGCTCGTATGGTAGCCAAGAGGCGTGACATGAGCTTGAGACAGCTTTTTGGGCTCGACGAAGCAACGGTTGAAGCGCAGAATGAGTAG
- the rplR gene encoding 50S ribosomal protein L18, translating to MKKANLKAEARARKKKRIRKRIYGTPERPRLVVFRSNRHIYAQLVDDTTHRVLTGVSSLTEALRPALREAKSKVEVAKVVGKGIADKAKALNISKVVFDRGGYLYHGRVKALADGAREGGLQF from the coding sequence ATGAAGAAAGCGAATCTGAAGGCAGAGGCGCGGGCAAGGAAGAAGAAGCGCATTCGGAAACGGATCTATGGTACCCCGGAGCGTCCCAGGCTAGTGGTCTTCCGCAGTAACCGCCACATCTACGCCCAACTGGTGGACGATACCACCCATCGTGTGCTGACAGGAGTTTCTAGTTTGACCGAGGCTCTTCGGCCGGCACTAAGGGAGGCGAAGAGCAAAGTTGAGGTGGCAAAGGTAGTTGGCAAAGGGATTGCGGACAAGGCCAAGGCGCTCAATATCAGCAAGGTTGTGTTTGACCGGGGTGGCTATCTGTACCATGGTCGGGTGAAGGCTTTGGCCGATGGGGCGCGTGAGGGTGGACTGCAATTTTGA
- the rplF gene encoding 50S ribosomal protein L6: protein MSRVGKVPIPVPAGVTVTVADNRVVAKGPKGELAVELPGQLTCAVNDGKVVVDVLPDAPRGRALHGLFRTLIANMIVGVTEGFQKRLEVVGVGYRAELVNGRLKLQLGFSHPVVFVPPAGITFEVPTPNNIVVKGIDKALVGQVAAKVRSLKPPEPYKGKGIRYEGEHVRKKAGKSGA from the coding sequence GTGTCACGAGTAGGCAAAGTCCCCATTCCGGTGCCTGCGGGCGTCACGGTCACGGTCGCAGACAACCGGGTGGTAGCGAAGGGGCCCAAGGGTGAGCTGGCGGTGGAGCTCCCTGGACAGCTCACCTGCGCCGTGAATGACGGCAAGGTGGTAGTGGACGTGCTCCCCGATGCGCCCCGCGGCAGAGCGCTGCACGGGCTGTTCCGGACCCTCATTGCCAACATGATCGTGGGCGTGACTGAGGGGTTCCAGAAGCGGCTGGAAGTGGTAGGCGTCGGTTATCGTGCGGAGTTGGTCAATGGGCGCCTGAAGCTGCAACTGGGCTTTTCTCATCCTGTGGTATTCGTGCCGCCGGCCGGCATCACGTTTGAGGTGCCTACCCCCAACAACATCGTGGTCAAGGGCATCGATAAGGCGTTGGTGGGACAGGTGGCGGCCAAAGTACGGTCCCTTAAGCCGCCTGAGCCGTACAAGGGCAAGGGGATCCGGTACGAAGGGGAGCATGTGCGCAAGAAGGCTGGCAAGAGTGGCGCATAA
- the rpsH gene encoding 30S ribosomal protein S8: protein MSMTDPIADYLTRIRNALRAGHKKVDIPASRLKTEITRILQEQHFIHSFVLVEDGKQGILRIYLRYDENEEPVISGLERVSKPGQRKYVGAAEIPRVLNNLGIAILSTSKGVMTGQQARKAGVGGEVLCYVW, encoded by the coding sequence ATGTCGATGACCGATCCAATCGCTGACTACCTGACCAGGATTCGCAATGCCTTGCGCGCGGGGCACAAGAAGGTTGATATTCCGGCCTCGCGTCTCAAGACCGAGATCACTCGCATCCTGCAGGAGCAGCATTTTATTCATAGCTTTGTCCTGGTAGAGGACGGTAAGCAAGGGATTCTGCGCATCTATTTGCGCTACGATGAGAACGAGGAACCTGTGATCTCGGGACTGGAGCGGGTGAGCAAGCCCGGGCAGCGGAAATATGTGGGTGCCGCAGAGATACCCCGGGTGCTCAACAACTTGGGCATCGCTATCCTTTCCACCTCCAAAGGGGTGATGACCGGCCAACAGGCGCGCAAGGCCGGAGTAGGCGGCGAAGTGCTCTGTTATGTGTGGTGA